In the Streptomyces formicae genome, one interval contains:
- the tap gene encoding telomere-associated protein Tap: MASEEELFASVDALLNEEPHLPPPAERARLREAAGITQARLATALKTTTQSVKNWENGRSEPKSPRLDAYQRLLKGWAAKHPAHGASSAAATALSAMSSESAASEVETADAPQAPTAPATGPARPATRPAAASRRPAARKAAQPAADPRFPHGPLAVLDGDGSAYGTGGIVLDCPATTVVELVEWTLRESGLGAPKLNRYGKDSDPLIVLTAAAAVKLGLPERLEGHEQRRSLRLPEDHPVVKQVVKAKWQLTQRGFGPWARIYRKAQGRDRQCVQLAILSWDALDERSWPGVSGMESADIARVLGVYATRVITPRGSTAVSGLELMTALRPPTKAVQDPQTGNWVSGYNAGSLGTEPMDPAPPEATPEHPVVVNSGWTGGFLNEEAYQWVRSVDMLSDEECTLPFAVGLDLNTAFLAAAARLVVGLSAPDHFHTPVFNPKIPGSWLVDLSHIEVDPRLPSPFTPDGYRPTGPAWYQTHTLAYAQELGYDVHPIEAYLRRETGAYLDPWHDRLKTAYVDTLADLGVTKDLDDAAFLAAMEQHRQADPAMAAVLSAIKATVKGGIGKLRERPQGRHYKEGEPWPALLRPTWRPDIRAAVISKARVNMHRKLLNMSRMTGLFPLAVLSDCVVYPSPGDSPLNFLPYAASGKPQPGGFRLGPTPGLAKLEGVQPMLWAVDLMEKGLNPARHIKGGDAVLDEGE; this comes from the coding sequence ATGGCATCTGAGGAAGAGCTGTTCGCGTCCGTCGACGCTCTGTTGAACGAGGAGCCGCATCTCCCGCCTCCGGCGGAGCGTGCCCGGTTGCGTGAGGCCGCCGGCATCACCCAGGCCCGCCTCGCGACCGCGTTGAAGACGACGACCCAGTCGGTGAAGAACTGGGAGAACGGCCGCTCGGAGCCGAAGTCGCCGCGTCTGGATGCCTACCAGCGGCTGCTGAAGGGGTGGGCCGCAAAGCATCCCGCACACGGCGCATCCTCGGCTGCCGCCACGGCACTGTCGGCGATGTCCAGTGAATCGGCCGCGTCCGAGGTGGAGACGGCAGATGCCCCGCAGGCTCCCACCGCTCCAGCCACCGGGCCAGCGCGTCCCGCCACCCGGCCGGCGGCGGCATCGCGCCGCCCGGCTGCGAGGAAAGCAGCTCAGCCCGCAGCCGATCCGCGCTTCCCGCACGGTCCGCTCGCGGTCCTGGACGGCGACGGGTCCGCGTACGGCACGGGCGGCATCGTGCTCGACTGCCCTGCGACCACTGTGGTGGAACTGGTGGAGTGGACGCTGCGCGAGTCCGGTCTCGGCGCGCCGAAGCTCAACCGGTACGGCAAGGACAGCGACCCGCTGATCGTGCTCACCGCGGCCGCCGCGGTGAAGCTGGGGCTGCCCGAGCGCCTGGAGGGCCACGAGCAGCGCCGCTCCCTGCGCCTGCCGGAGGACCACCCAGTGGTCAAGCAGGTGGTGAAGGCGAAGTGGCAGTTGACGCAGCGCGGGTTCGGGCCGTGGGCGCGGATCTACCGCAAGGCGCAGGGCCGCGACCGGCAGTGTGTGCAGCTGGCGATCCTGTCCTGGGACGCCCTCGATGAGCGGTCCTGGCCCGGCGTGAGCGGGATGGAGTCGGCCGACATCGCCCGCGTGCTGGGCGTGTACGCGACCCGGGTCATCACCCCGCGCGGCTCCACCGCCGTCTCCGGCCTCGAGCTGATGACCGCGCTGCGCCCGCCCACCAAGGCCGTGCAGGACCCGCAGACCGGGAACTGGGTGTCCGGCTACAACGCGGGCAGCCTCGGCACCGAGCCGATGGACCCGGCGCCGCCGGAGGCCACCCCGGAACACCCTGTCGTCGTCAACAGCGGCTGGACGGGCGGGTTCCTGAACGAGGAGGCGTACCAGTGGGTGCGATCGGTGGACATGCTCTCCGATGAGGAGTGCACGCTGCCCTTCGCGGTCGGCCTGGACCTCAATACCGCGTTCCTCGCCGCCGCGGCCCGCTTGGTCGTCGGCCTCAGCGCGCCGGACCACTTCCACACCCCGGTGTTCAACCCGAAGATCCCCGGATCCTGGCTGGTCGACCTCTCGCACATCGAGGTGGACCCGCGGCTGCCCAGCCCGTTCACGCCGGACGGCTACCGCCCGACGGGCCCGGCCTGGTATCAGACGCACACTCTCGCCTACGCCCAGGAGCTCGGCTACGACGTGCACCCGATCGAGGCGTACCTGCGCCGCGAGACCGGTGCGTACCTGGACCCGTGGCACGACCGGCTCAAGACCGCCTACGTCGACACCCTCGCCGACCTCGGCGTCACCAAGGACCTGGACGATGCGGCGTTCCTCGCCGCGATGGAGCAGCACAGGCAGGCCGACCCGGCGATGGCCGCCGTCTTGTCCGCGATCAAAGCCACCGTGAAGGGCGGCATCGGCAAGCTCCGCGAGCGCCCCCAGGGACGGCACTACAAGGAGGGCGAGCCGTGGCCCGCTCTCCTGCGGCCGACCTGGCGCCCCGACATCCGCGCCGCCGTCATCAGCAAGGCCCGCGTCAACATGCACCGCAAGCTGCTCAACATGTCCCGGATGACCGGGCTGTTCCCGCTCGCCGTCCTCTCCGACTGCGTCGTCTACCCCAGCCCCGGCGACAGCCCGCTGAACTTCCTGCCGTACGCAGCCTCCGGCAAGCCGCAGCCCGGCGGCTTCCGCCTCGGGCCCACGCCGGGCCT